A genomic region of Pseudomonas sp. RSB 5.4 contains the following coding sequences:
- a CDS encoding putative metallopeptidase, which produces MGRPYPPASLIELSELSDLGIRLIPAPEVWEWLQVEILADTGSIHNEDHAHLIDADIRVMWASSAFTKKGRTVVGQAEQVAFRAGGWQKARMEQQMRDWFGDVPAFIITLAADYCADCTDADFCALVEHELYHIAQATDKYGQPAFTQDGLPKLEMRGHDVEEFVGVVRRYGASPTVQELVDAANNPAEVGKMNISRACGTCLLKSA; this is translated from the coding sequence ATGGGCAGGCCATACCCTCCAGCGTCGCTAATTGAGTTGTCCGAACTATCCGATCTTGGCATTCGACTAATCCCTGCCCCTGAAGTATGGGAGTGGCTGCAAGTAGAGATCCTCGCCGACACCGGAAGCATTCACAACGAAGATCACGCCCATCTGATCGATGCAGACATTCGCGTGATGTGGGCGTCCTCTGCCTTCACAAAGAAGGGTCGCACTGTGGTTGGTCAAGCTGAGCAGGTGGCGTTCCGCGCTGGCGGCTGGCAGAAGGCCCGGATGGAACAGCAGATGCGGGATTGGTTCGGCGACGTGCCGGCTTTCATCATCACTCTGGCTGCTGACTACTGCGCCGACTGTACCGATGCTGACTTCTGCGCACTGGTCGAACACGAGCTGTATCACATAGCCCAAGCGACCGATAAGTACGGCCAGCCAGCATTCACCCAAGACGGATTGCCAAAGCTTGAGATGCGCGGACACGACGTCGAGGAGTTCGTCGGTGTGGTGCGTCGCTATGGAGCAAGCCCAACAGTTCAAGAGCTGGTGGACGCTGCAAACAATCCTGCTGAGGTGGGGAAAATGAACATATCGAGGGCCTGCGGAACCTGTCTGCTCAAGTCGGCCTGA
- a CDS encoding HNH endonuclease, whose protein sequence is MGHVSAYQPAIQPPRRRTKKKPIPSKLRTLVFARDGHVCLRCGCSVRLRLRVDHVIPESQGGEASMENLQTLCMSCNSWKGVQTIDFRGITGGAA, encoded by the coding sequence ATGGGGCACGTCAGCGCTTATCAGCCGGCTATCCAGCCACCTCGTCGCCGAACAAAGAAAAAGCCCATCCCTTCAAAATTGCGAACTCTCGTTTTTGCTCGGGATGGGCATGTCTGCCTGCGCTGTGGCTGTTCGGTGCGACTCCGCTTGAGAGTTGACCATGTCATTCCAGAGAGCCAGGGTGGCGAAGCATCCATGGAAAATCTTCAAACACTGTGCATGTCCTGCAATAGCTGGAAGGGTGTTCAGACCATCGATTTTCGCGGTATCACCGGAGGTGCCGCATGA
- a CDS encoding recombination protein NinG, whose protein sequence is MRTAIKEKKAPKPKKCRVASCGASFVPQRLGQAVCSPACALKDAPRNEQKAKKAIDQRDRREIKVRKEELKSRADHLREAQAAVNEYVRLRDAHLPCISCDSMPNDNDLITGSRWDAGHYRSVGACPELRFEPLNIHRQCVKCNRNLSGNAVEYRIRLVQRIGADMVAWIEGPHQPRKYTVKEIKTIKAEYRAKNRELKKGHAA, encoded by the coding sequence ATGCGGACTGCCATCAAGGAAAAGAAGGCGCCCAAGCCGAAGAAATGCCGTGTTGCCTCCTGTGGGGCCTCATTCGTCCCTCAGCGTTTGGGTCAGGCAGTTTGCAGCCCAGCCTGCGCGCTGAAGGACGCGCCCCGGAATGAGCAGAAGGCGAAGAAGGCCATCGACCAGCGTGATCGCCGCGAGATCAAAGTCCGCAAAGAGGAACTGAAGAGCAGGGCGGACCACTTGCGCGAAGCCCAAGCCGCGGTGAACGAGTACGTCCGCCTCCGCGATGCGCACCTGCCGTGCATCAGCTGCGACTCAATGCCGAACGACAACGACCTGATCACCGGCAGCCGCTGGGACGCCGGCCATTACCGATCCGTCGGCGCCTGTCCGGAACTGCGCTTCGAACCCCTGAACATCCACCGCCAGTGCGTGAAGTGCAACCGCAACCTGTCCGGCAACGCGGTCGAGTACCGAATCCGGTTGGTGCAGCGCATCGGCGCCGACATGGTGGCCTGGATCGAAGGGCCTCATCAGCCCCGCAAGTACACCGTGAAAGAAATCAAAACCATCAAGGCCGAATATCGGGCAAAGAACAGAGAACTGAAGAAGGGGCACGCAGCATGA
- a CDS encoding YceK/YidQ family lipoprotein, whose protein sequence is MTFRYIVLMLAAASVTGCGTINTTFRDDSITSNKLARWQSHCDSVSRIYGGAILDYCTLNAEPRRTNGFDGHPAAALIALDMGISAVADTLVLPYTIYLQNKHGDIKKSRFE, encoded by the coding sequence ATGACCTTCAGATACATTGTTTTGATGCTCGCGGCCGCCTCAGTGACCGGGTGCGGAACGATCAACACGACTTTCCGGGACGATTCCATCACCAGCAATAAACTGGCTCGCTGGCAATCCCATTGCGATTCGGTGTCTCGCATCTACGGTGGTGCCATCCTTGACTACTGCACATTGAATGCGGAGCCGCGCCGTACCAATGGGTTTGACGGACACCCCGCTGCAGCTCTAATCGCCCTGGACATGGGAATTTCAGCAGTCGCGGACACTCTCGTTCTGCCATACACCATTTATTTGCAAAACAAGCATGGCGATATCAAGAAGTCCCGGTTCGAATAG
- a CDS encoding terminase family protein, translating into MPSLNVPQSQFLLLPHKFRAFVAGFGSGKTWVGCSALSKHFMEWPGVNAGYFAPTYPQIRDIFYPTMEEVAYDWGLKTKINQANHEVHIYSGRQYRGTVICRSMEKPQTIVGFKIGHALVDELDVLTSIKAQQAWRKIIARMRYNIPGLKNGVDVTTTPEGFKFVFLQFVKQLRDKPALKEMYGLIQASTFDNELNLPDDYIASLMESYPEQLIRAYLNGQFVNLTSGSIYHAYDRKLNQCFDTVQPGEPLFIGMDFNVGKMAAITHVKREQGLPRAVDELMDGYDTPDMIRRIKERYWEHTGNDYKKTCEIRIYPDASGDSRKSVNASLTDIALLKQAGFTVIAPAANPPVKDRINAMNAMFCNAQGERRYLVNPLKCPTYADGLEQQIWAPNGEPDKSQGNDHANDGGGYFIHREYPIIKPVTAIKMGYAR; encoded by the coding sequence ATGCCGAGCCTTAACGTTCCGCAGTCGCAATTCCTGCTGTTGCCCCATAAGTTTCGCGCTTTCGTTGCTGGATTCGGCTCCGGAAAGACCTGGGTCGGATGCTCAGCCCTGAGCAAGCATTTCATGGAATGGCCCGGCGTCAACGCTGGCTACTTCGCTCCGACTTACCCGCAGATCCGAGACATCTTCTATCCAACGATGGAGGAGGTGGCCTACGACTGGGGGCTGAAGACCAAGATTAACCAGGCGAACCATGAGGTTCACATCTACAGTGGTCGCCAGTATCGCGGCACTGTGATTTGCCGGTCGATGGAGAAGCCGCAAACCATCGTCGGCTTCAAGATCGGTCACGCTCTGGTCGATGAGCTGGACGTGCTGACGTCGATCAAGGCGCAGCAGGCCTGGCGCAAGATCATTGCCCGGATGCGGTACAACATACCCGGGCTGAAAAACGGCGTGGACGTGACCACAACGCCGGAAGGCTTCAAGTTCGTCTTTCTTCAGTTCGTGAAGCAGTTGCGCGACAAACCGGCGCTGAAGGAAATGTATGGGCTGATCCAGGCCAGCACCTTCGACAACGAGCTAAACCTGCCTGATGATTACATCGCCTCGTTGATGGAGTCGTACCCCGAACAGTTGATCCGCGCTTACCTGAACGGTCAGTTCGTCAACCTGACATCCGGGTCGATCTATCACGCTTACGATCGCAAGCTGAACCAGTGCTTCGACACGGTCCAGCCCGGTGAGCCTTTGTTCATCGGCATGGACTTCAACGTCGGCAAGATGGCGGCGATCACCCACGTCAAACGTGAGCAGGGCCTGCCGCGCGCCGTGGACGAGTTGATGGATGGCTATGACACGCCGGACATGATCCGTCGGATCAAAGAGCGGTACTGGGAACACACCGGCAACGACTACAAGAAGACCTGCGAGATCCGGATCTACCCGGACGCCTCCGGCGATTCGCGCAAGTCGGTCAATGCCAGCCTCACCGATATCGCCTTGCTCAAGCAGGCCGGGTTCACGGTCATCGCGCCGGCGGCAAACCCGCCGGTGAAGGATCGAATCAACGCCATGAACGCCATGTTCTGCAATGCGCAGGGCGAGCGGCGGTACCTGGTCAACCCGCTTAAATGCCCGACCTATGCCGACGGCCTGGAACAGCAAATCTGGGCGCCCAACGGCGAGCCAGACAAGAGCCAAGGCAACGACCACGCCAACGATGGCGGCGGTTACTTCATTCACCGCGAGTACCCGATCATCAAACCGGTCACCGCCATCAAAATGGGATACGCCCGATGA
- a CDS encoding Cro/CI family transcriptional regulator, producing MKKIPLSKYLEEHGTQAALAAALGVNQSAISQMVRAGRSIEITLYDDGRIEANEIRPIPARPKRTAA from the coding sequence ATGAAAAAGATCCCTTTGAGCAAATACCTAGAAGAGCACGGCACTCAAGCCGCGCTTGCTGCTGCTCTCGGCGTGAACCAGAGCGCGATCTCGCAAATGGTTCGAGCCGGCAGAAGCATTGAAATCACCCTTTATGACGACGGCCGTATTGAGGCGAATGAGATTCGTCCGATCCCGGCGCGCCCAAAGCGAACAGCTGCCTGA
- a CDS encoding lipid II-degrading bacteriocin yields MELPPINVTAPEPFYPGLNQSGGGTLQSPAVVMNQMQLIRNNYYVKGMWREVIVKLCSEAEYYMNKSGGQFAEWMVGEPFRRDLKVLPYADNYMCVTGLSPEAALWYAYRNPLLVTQANAVMQSNQLSATDLGPVSALGHFIYGDGNSVVMDINKLGLKPSVTSIPLLDQHLASMPIGTSSVLIDKVPYDTFADSFNTGVILGHITLKIEGTATKSESGAVTFNGEARAYHDKYDANQGSFRNALPEAATTILRKIQEVTKAKEYEIEIRGSLPINIQR; encoded by the coding sequence ATGGAACTTCCACCAATTAATGTTACAGCTCCTGAACCATTTTACCCTGGACTTAATCAAAGTGGCGGCGGTACTTTGCAAAGCCCCGCGGTAGTTATGAACCAAATGCAACTAATTCGGAATAACTACTACGTCAAAGGGATGTGGCGTGAGGTGATCGTTAAGCTCTGTTCGGAAGCAGAGTATTATATGAATAAGAGTGGCGGGCAGTTCGCAGAATGGATGGTCGGAGAGCCATTTCGCCGCGATTTAAAGGTTTTGCCATATGCGGACAATTATATGTGCGTAACTGGTCTGTCTCCTGAGGCGGCATTGTGGTATGCATATCGCAACCCTCTGCTTGTCACTCAAGCAAATGCTGTAATGCAATCAAATCAGCTATCCGCCACAGATTTGGGCCCTGTATCTGCTTTGGGCCACTTCATCTATGGCGATGGCAATAGCGTTGTGATGGATATCAACAAGCTAGGATTGAAGCCTTCCGTTACGAGCATTCCACTTTTGGACCAGCATCTAGCTTCTATGCCAATCGGCACGTCTAGTGTCCTGATTGACAAAGTTCCTTATGATACTTTTGCAGATTCGTTTAATACTGGCGTAATTCTTGGGCATATCACCCTGAAGATTGAAGGTACCGCTACGAAGTCTGAAAGCGGGGCGGTTACTTTCAATGGGGAGGCCCGCGCCTATCATGACAAGTATGACGCAAACCAGGGATCGTTCAGAAACGCGCTTCCAGAGGCTGCCACTACTATTTTGCGCAAAATCCAAGAGGTGACAAAAGCCAAAGAGTATGAAATTGAAATCAGAGGTTCTCTGCCAATCAATATTCAGCGGTAA
- a CDS encoding phage regulatory CII family protein, which translates to MEDFLRACQSAVLDNEAKTLAAKMGVPHVGLLQRANPDNDAHHLTVEHLFGILLHTGDMRPLAALASEFGFDLIAKAAPEPQALTKSLINVGKEVADLTIAVHQALDDNHVSSFEKSLIRQEINHVRQSLDVMDASVKAA; encoded by the coding sequence ATGGAAGATTTTCTGCGGGCCTGCCAGAGCGCTGTCCTCGACAACGAAGCCAAGACCCTTGCTGCAAAGATGGGCGTTCCTCACGTTGGCCTGCTTCAGCGCGCCAACCCGGACAACGATGCACACCACCTGACCGTGGAGCATTTGTTCGGGATTCTGTTGCACACCGGCGACATGCGCCCTCTGGCAGCACTGGCGAGTGAATTTGGTTTTGACCTCATTGCGAAAGCTGCGCCGGAGCCGCAAGCGTTGACCAAATCACTGATCAACGTCGGCAAAGAGGTAGCCGATCTGACCATCGCGGTGCACCAGGCGCTGGATGACAACCACGTCAGTTCTTTCGAGAAGAGCTTAATCCGCCAAGAGATCAACCACGTTCGGCAGAGCCTAGACGTGATGGATGCCTCGGTGAAGGCCGCCTGA
- a CDS encoding DUF2280 domain-containing protein, producing MAALQNDVKAFIVQALACFDTPSQVVEAVQKEYGITVTRQQVETHDPTKTSGKGLAKRWVTMFEDARKRFREETAEIPIANRAYRLRAMNRFVERAETLKNIGLAMQILEQAAKEVGDVYVNRHRKDEPDDEPAIPTRIQVDVVDARKPNAEP from the coding sequence ATGGCAGCCCTTCAAAACGACGTGAAGGCCTTTATCGTTCAGGCCTTGGCATGCTTCGACACGCCGTCACAGGTTGTTGAAGCCGTCCAAAAGGAATACGGGATAACGGTGACTCGCCAACAGGTAGAGACGCACGATCCCACAAAGACATCAGGGAAAGGCCTGGCCAAGCGCTGGGTGACGATGTTTGAAGACGCCCGCAAGCGCTTTCGCGAGGAAACCGCCGAGATCCCGATCGCCAACCGCGCCTACCGTCTTCGGGCCATGAACCGGTTTGTCGAGCGGGCCGAGACGCTGAAGAACATCGGCCTCGCCATGCAGATCCTCGAGCAAGCCGCGAAGGAAGTCGGCGACGTCTACGTCAATCGACACCGGAAGGATGAGCCTGACGACGAACCGGCAATCCCGACGCGCATTCAGGTCGACGTAGTGGATGCGAGGAAGCCGAATGCCGAGCCTTAA
- a CDS encoding helix-turn-helix domain-containing protein, translating to MSMGLMVAAMKLRVGNPLRKLVLIKLADNASDMGECWPSYQHIADQCEISKRSVMNHITALCESGLLRKEIRKGGPKGNSSNVYFLTLDGGAPPAPGVVQQIHQGGAAGSPPSESPALGGSAGAAPRTSHSSEPVNEPVIEPIAPPASAEVVPVQSRNLVLVVDRTDAPRVEIPADMPGPKDQSCKTFKVWANYAMAYRKRYSTWPVWNAKVGGQLGQLVDRLGTDVAHHVAAHYLKTSDAAVLRKCHSLNELLANAESYHTQWVTGQRINGTTARQMERTEANVSAAEQAAQMVLAKRQAGERNEYL from the coding sequence ATGAGCATGGGCCTTATGGTCGCCGCTATGAAGCTTCGCGTTGGTAACCCACTGCGTAAGCTGGTTCTCATCAAGCTGGCAGACAATGCCAGCGATATGGGGGAGTGCTGGCCGTCCTACCAACACATCGCCGATCAGTGCGAGATCAGCAAGCGTTCGGTTATGAACCACATCACCGCGCTGTGTGAGTCAGGGCTGCTGCGCAAGGAAATTAGGAAGGGTGGGCCGAAGGGCAACTCGTCGAACGTTTACTTCCTGACCCTTGATGGTGGTGCACCTCCTGCACCAGGGGTAGTGCAGCAGATTCACCAGGGTGGTGCAGCAGGTTCACCCCCTAGTGAATCTCCTGCACTAGGGGGTAGTGCAGGAGCTGCACCCAGAACCAGTCACTCTTCTGAACCAGTCAATGAACCGGTCATTGAACCAATTGCACCCCCGGCTTCCGCCGAGGTCGTGCCGGTTCAGTCCCGCAATCTGGTTCTGGTGGTTGATCGCACCGATGCGCCCCGGGTTGAAATTCCCGCGGACATGCCGGGCCCGAAAGACCAGTCCTGCAAAACCTTCAAGGTCTGGGCGAACTACGCCATGGCCTACCGCAAGCGCTACAGCACCTGGCCTGTGTGGAACGCCAAGGTTGGTGGCCAGCTCGGCCAACTGGTCGACCGGCTCGGCACCGATGTCGCTCATCACGTCGCCGCGCACTACCTGAAAACCAGCGATGCCGCAGTCCTGCGCAAGTGCCACAGCCTCAACGAACTGCTGGCAAATGCCGAGAGCTACCACACCCAGTGGGTGACCGGTCAGCGCATCAACGGGACAACCGCGCGCCAGATGGAACGCACCGAGGCGAACGTCTCCGCCGCCGAGCAGGCTGCACAAATGGTCTTGGCCAAGCGCCAAGCAGGGGAGCGCAATGAGTACCTTTGA
- a CDS encoding Com family DNA-binding transcriptional regulator yields MLKECRCGKCNRLLARVGEFTELQIKCSRCGTLNHVKAASLEQSPMSAIRPI; encoded by the coding sequence ATGTTGAAAGAATGCAGATGCGGAAAATGCAACAGACTTCTCGCCCGCGTGGGTGAGTTTACCGAGCTCCAGATCAAATGTTCCCGATGCGGGACGCTGAATCATGTGAAGGCCGCGAGCCTCGAGCAATCGCCCATGAGCGCCATACGCCCAATATAG
- a CDS encoding Com family DNA-binding transcriptional regulator, with amino-acid sequence MLKECRCGKCNRLLARVGEFTELQIKCSRCGTLNHEKAASLERSPVSDMKAEFSANNHSTQKVC; translated from the coding sequence ATGTTAAAAGAATGCAGATGCGGAAAATGCAACAGACTTCTCGCCCGCGTGGGTGAGTTTACCGAGCTCCAGATCAAATGTTCCCGATGCGGGACGTTGAATCATGAGAAGGCCGCGAGCCTCGAGCGATCGCCTGTGAGCGACATGAAAGCGGAATTCTCCGCGAACAATCATTCGACTCAAAAGGTATGCTAA
- a CDS encoding LexA family transcriptional regulator translates to MKIRRPLTPEEVAESARLKAIYEQRKSAAKAAGRSLTQADVAEACGWSGQSAFSQYATGKVPLNVEALLKLAKALNFDASEVSSRLVSTVASVQQERIQPSVKLGSIETWDDDTPLDDDEVYVPFLHEVELAAGSGRFAIEENANSRLRFNKKDLRHNGVQFSNAKCVKVGGNSMVPVLRDGATVGVNVGKNSLSDIVDGEMYAINHNGQLRVKQVYRIPIGIRLRSFNRDEHPDEDYTFQQIQEQQISILGHVFWWAMYSR, encoded by the coding sequence ATGAAAATACGTCGCCCCCTCACCCCCGAAGAAGTCGCCGAGAGCGCCAGGCTCAAAGCTATCTACGAACAGCGGAAATCAGCTGCTAAAGCGGCCGGGCGCAGCCTGACGCAGGCGGACGTTGCCGAAGCATGCGGATGGTCCGGGCAAAGCGCATTCAGCCAATACGCCACCGGGAAGGTGCCACTAAATGTTGAAGCGCTGCTGAAGCTCGCAAAGGCGCTCAACTTCGATGCAAGCGAGGTCAGCTCTCGACTGGTATCCACTGTTGCCAGCGTGCAGCAGGAGCGCATACAGCCAAGCGTAAAATTAGGGAGCATCGAGACCTGGGACGACGACACCCCTCTCGATGACGACGAGGTCTACGTCCCCTTCCTTCACGAAGTCGAACTGGCGGCCGGCTCTGGCAGATTTGCCATCGAGGAAAACGCCAACTCGCGTCTGCGCTTCAACAAGAAGGATCTGCGCCACAACGGCGTTCAGTTCAGCAATGCGAAATGCGTGAAAGTAGGCGGCAACAGTATGGTGCCCGTGCTGCGCGACGGCGCCACTGTAGGCGTGAACGTGGGGAAAAACTCACTGAGTGACATCGTCGACGGCGAGATGTACGCCATCAACCACAACGGGCAGCTTCGAGTGAAGCAGGTCTATCGGATCCCGATCGGAATTCGCCTACGCAGCTTCAACCGTGATGAACATCCTGACGAGGACTACACGTTCCAGCAGATCCAGGAGCAGCAGATTTCGATTCTGGGGCATGTGTTCTGGTGGGCGATGTACTCACGTTAA
- a CDS encoding recombination protein NinB produces the protein MNPEYTIRDQRDINRLAGVLHAIDLSKPKVVVIRDEKRPDVCNRKMWAMLKDVSEQVIWHGKKLTSEDWKCLFSASLEKQRAEPGLDGGFVVMSVSTRKQSQKWFSDLFELMHAFGAEYGVRWTEQDKWGGRY, from the coding sequence ATGAACCCCGAATACACGATCCGAGACCAGCGAGACATCAATCGCCTTGCCGGCGTGCTGCACGCCATCGACCTGAGCAAGCCAAAGGTAGTGGTGATCCGCGACGAGAAACGCCCGGACGTCTGCAACCGCAAGATGTGGGCAATGCTCAAGGACGTATCCGAGCAGGTCATCTGGCACGGCAAGAAGCTGACCAGTGAGGACTGGAAGTGCCTTTTCAGCGCCTCGCTGGAAAAGCAGCGTGCTGAGCCCGGGCTCGACGGTGGCTTCGTCGTGATGTCTGTATCGACCCGCAAGCAGTCGCAGAAGTGGTTCAGCGATCTGTTCGAGCTGATGCATGCCTTCGGCGCCGAGTATGGCGTGCGCTGGACTGAGCAAGACAAGTGGGGAGGGCGCTACTGA